The Salvia splendens isolate huo1 chromosome 21, SspV2, whole genome shotgun sequence genome includes a window with the following:
- the LOC121785327 gene encoding uncharacterized protein LOC121785327, with the protein MENGDENNVPPPPPPTNAQLQQQLEDLQRQLNQRQNVVPVQNMYAYHGVANPTVGNNVNANTFKLRRGLLQMAENNAFRGRPTEDPNKHLTKFIQICNTTKINGVTDEQIRLRVFPFSLEDDAKDWLDSMEPNSIRTWEAMVEKFLEKYYPPSEALKRQSEIISFEMTPQESIRGAWERFKGLMKRCPNHGLNPTHQVLTFYRGCLPEAKRELNLSAGGSLLKKGEAEAMEVIEKVTSNDEGWNNERSRVHRVASATESSQIDNMYKHMELLHKKLDLMGMGPVVQERQEGVEDVNYIHQGGNNYYNNSRPTLVGGGYNHFGNKAHPNLSYGNPNNSLQPPSGFTVSQGMITEPQKKSTEDILSAFMLQSHKNMEHTNQRLEKVENDVHSMTLHMKGIETQMSQIAQAVSSQHKPGQFPGQPNVNPKDCKAIYLRSGTSYENPLMPEVEAKEVPEEKEEEEIEMEAPLMQSEIQPEAISPPTPQEVKIPFPQVVQKKKLDEKLVKFLEIFKRVHLNIPLIEALQQMPG; encoded by the coding sequence ATGGAGAACGGAGACGAGAATAATGTtccaccaccgcctcctccaACGAATGCTCAACTTCAACAACAACTCGAAGACTTGCAGAGGCAGTTAAATCAAAGGCAGAATGTGGTACCTGTTCAAAACATGTATGCCTATCATGGGGTGGCAAACCCAACTGTTGGCAACAATGTCAATGCCAACACATTTAAACTCAGAAGAGGACTACTTCAGATGGCTGAGAACAATGCTTTCAGAGGCCGACCCACCGAGGATCCTAACAAGCATCTCACTAAATTCATCCAGATTTGCAACACGACGAAGATAAATGGAGTCACAGATGAGCAGATCAGACTAAGGGTGTTTCCTTTCTCTCTGGAGGATGATGCCAAGGATTGGCTGGACAGTATGGAGCCCAACTCCATTCGTACGTGGGAGGCAATGGTGGAAAAGTTCTTAGAAAAATACTACCCACCGAGTGAGGCGTTGAAGAGGCAGTCAGAAATCATTTCTTTTGAGATGACTCCCCAAGAGAGTATTCGAGGAGCTTGGGAAAGATTTAAGGGACTGATGAAGAGGTGCCCCAACCATGGATTGAATCCGACGCATCAAGTCCTGACATTCTATAGGGGGTGCCTGCCTGAAGCAAAGCGGGAACTAAATTTGAGCGCAGGGGGATCACTGCTAAAGAAGGGAGAAGCAGAGGCCATGGAGGTGATTGAGAAGGTGACCTCTAATGATGAAGGCTGGAACAATGAGAGGAGTAGAGTGCACAGGGTAGCCTCTGCCACAGAGAGTAGCCAGATAGACAATATGTACAAACATATGGAGCTCCTCCACAAGAAGTTAGATCTCATGGGGATGGGACCGGTGGTGCAGGAGCGACAAGAGGGTGTAGAGGATGTTAACTACATACACCAAGGGGGCAACAACTACTATAACAACTCCCGCCCCACTCTAGTGGGTGGGGGCTACAATCATTTTGGGAACAAGGCGCATCCTAATCTGTCGTATGGGAACCCCAACAATTCCCTCCAGCCACCATCGGGGTTCACAGTTTCCCAAGGGATGATCACTGAGCCGCAGAAGAAAAGTACAGAAGATATACTGAGTGCATTCATGTTACAGTCACACAAGAACATGGAGCATACCAATCAAAGGCTGGAGAAGGTTGAGAATGATGTCCACAGCATGACATTACATATGAAGGGCATAGAGACGCAGATGAGTCAGATTGCTCAAGCTGTGAGCAGTCAGCATAAGCCAGGGCAGTTTCCAGGACAGCCAAATGTGAACCCCAAGGATTGCAAGGCAATCTACTTAAGGAGTGGGACAAGCTATGAGAATCCTCTTATGCCCGAGGTGGAAGCTAAAGAAGTACccgaagagaaagaagaagaggagattgAGATGGAAGCACCTCTTATGCAGTCTGAGATTCAACCCGAGGCAATTTCTCCTCCCACGCCACAAGAGGTTAAAATTCCTTTTCCTCAAGTGGTGCAAAAGAAGAAGTTGGATGAGAAGCTTGTTAAGTTCCTTGAGATCTTCAAGAGAGTGCACCTCAATATTCCTCTTATTGAGGCTCTCCAACAAATGCCCGGCTAA
- the LOC121784057 gene encoding glucan endo-1,3-beta-glucosidase 3-like → MHSPSASMAPIFILFLFLISASDAATGAIGVNYGRIGSDLPSATRVVRLLKSQRIDRVKVYDSDPAVLKALAGSGIKLTVNLPNELLSSAARRPSYAAAWVKNNIAAYHPATAIEAVAVGNEVFADPHNTTRFLLPAIYNVQKALAKYKLDDVIKVSSPFALSALQNSYPASAGSFRHDLVEPIIKPLLEFLKKTGSPLMINVYPFFAYESNADVIPLDYALFRPNAGVVDAGNGLKYFSLFDAQIDAAFAAMSALKYDDVPIVVTETGWPSKGDSNEIGASIPNAAAFNGNLVRRILGGGGTPLRPKAKLTVFLFALFNEDRKFGPTSERNFGIFYPDGRKVYDIPLTAEGLKGYVESAAPPLSDGARMKTGSGETWCVAKGEAGKDKLQEGLDFACGEGGAHCHPIQPGSTCFDPNTVEAHASYAFNSYYQKNGRATSACFFGGAGSIVTQQPKYGKCALPSGNEN, encoded by the exons ATGCATTCACCATCCGCATCAATGGCGCCAATCttcatcctcttcctcttcctcatctccGCCTCAG ACGCCGCCACCGGCGCGATTGGCGTCAACTACGGCCGCATTGGCAGCGATCTACCCTCCGCCACGCGCGTCGTCCGCCTCCTGAAATCCCAACGCATCGACCGCGTCAAGGTCTACGACTCCGACCCCGCCGTCCTCAAAGCCCTAGCCGGCTCCGGCATTAAACTCACCGTCAACCTCCCCAACGAGCTCCTCTCCTCCGCCGCCCGCCGCCCCTCCTACGCCGCCGCCTGGGTGAAAAACAACATCGCCGCCTACCACCCCGCCACCGCAATCGAGGCCGTCGCCGTCGGAAACGAGGTCTTCGCCGACCCTCACAACACCACCCGCTTCCTCCTCCCCGCCATCTACAACGTTCAAAAAGCCCTAGCGAAGTACAAGCTGGATGACGTCATCAAGGTCTCATCCCCCTTCGCTCTCTCCGCTTTACAGAATTCCTACCCCGCCTCCGCCGGTTCGTTCCGCCACGATCTGGTCGAACCGATCATCAAACCCTTACTCGAGTTTCTCAAAAAAACCGGATCTCCTCTCATGATAAATGTTTATCCCTTTTTCGCATACGAGTCCAATGCTGACGTCATCCCCCTCGATTACGCGCTTTTCCGCCCCAACGCCGGCGTCGTAGACGCCGGCAACGGCTTAAAATACTTCTCCTTATTCGACGCGCAGATCGACGCCGCATTCGCGGCAATGTCCGCACTCAAATACGACGACGTTCCGATCGTCGTGACCGAGACAGGCTGGCCGTCGAAGGGCGATTCAAACGAGATCGGCGCCAGCATTCCAAACGCCGCGGCGTTCAACGGAAACCTAGTCCGCCGAATCCTAGGCGGCGGCGGAACTCCGCTCCGTCCGAAGGCGAAACTGACCGTTTTCCTCTTCGCTCTATTCAACGAGGACAGAAAATTCGGGCCGACGTCGGAGAGGAATTTCGGTATATTCTACCCGGACGGGAGGAAGGTCTACGACATTCCTCTGACAGCGGAGGGGCTGAAGGGGTACGTGGAGTCGGCCGCGCCGCCGCTGAGCGACGGGGCGAGGATGAAGACTGGGAGCGGGGAGACGTGGTGCGTCGCGAAGGGGGAAGCGGGGAAGGATAAGCTGCAGGAGGGTTTAGACTTCGCGTGTGGGGAGGGAGGGGCTCACTGCCATCCGATTCAACCGGGATCCACGTGTTTCGATCCTAACACGGTGGAGGCCCACGCGTCGTATGCGTTCAATAGCTACTACCAGAAGAATGGTCGCGCCACGTCAGCCTGCTTTTTCGGTGGGGCCGGCTCCATCGTAACGCAACAGCCTA AGTACGGCAAATGTGCGCTGCCCTCTGGAAATGAAAATTGA
- the LOC121783488 gene encoding choline-phosphate cytidylyltransferase 2-like: protein MGDKVTGKAEEKQQGTSAGDAASSKNGGPPVDRPVRVYADGIYDLFHFGHARSLEQAKLSFPNTYLLVGCCNDATTHKYKGKTVMNDAERYESLRHCKWVDEVIPDAPWVINQEFLDKHRIDYVAHDSLPYADTSGAGNDVYEFVKAVGRFKETKRTDGISTSDVIMRIVKDYNQYVMRNLDRGYSRKDLNVSYVKEKRLRVNMRLKKLQEVVKEQQEKVGEKIQTAAKTAGMNPNVWVENADRWVAGFLEMFEERCHKMGTAIRDRIQESLRGQPALEYETSEEEEDDIYGDDEYYYDGGDLNDEEEYYESDLKCDDKIEAK from the exons ATGGGAGATAAAGTTACCGGAAAAGCAGAGGAGAAGCAGCAGGGGACCAGCGCCGGCGATGCTGCGAGCTCGAAAAACGGCGGGCCTCCGGTTGATCGCCCCGTACGCGTCTACGCCGATGGAATCTACGATCTCTTCCACTTCGGCCACGCTCGTTCCCTCGAACAAGCGAAGCTCTC GTTTCCCAATACGTATTTGCTGGTTGGATGCTGCAATGATGCCACTACGCATAAGTACAAGGGAAAGACTGTTATGAATGACGCTGAGCGATATGAATCCCTTCGTCATTGCAA GTGGGTGGATGAGGTTATCCCTGATGCTCCGTGGGTAATTAATCAAGAGTTTCTTGACAAGCACCGTATCGATTACGTGGCTCATGATTCTCTTCC TTACGCAGATACTAGCGGAGCTGGAAATGATGTTTATGAATTT GTGAAAGCTGTTGGACGATTCAAGGAGACTAAAAGGACTGATGGGATTTCAACTTCAGATGTAATTATGAGGATAGTGAAGGATTATAACCAATATGTGATGCGCAATTTAGACCGTGGGTATTCAAGGAAGGACCTTAATGTCAGCTACGTTAAG GAAAAGCGACTGAGAGTGAATATGAGACTGAAAAAGTTGCAAGAGGTTGTCAAGGAACAACAAGAAAAAGTGGGAGAAAAG ATACAAACTGCAGCGAAAACAGCCGGCATGAATCCCAATGTGTGGGTCGAAAATGCTGATCGATGGGTTGCTGGGTTTCTTGAGATGTTTGAGGAACGTTGCCATAAAATG GGGACAGCCATTAGAGATCGTATTCAAGAGAGTTTAAGGGGACAGCCAGCATTGGAGTATGAGACCAGTGAAGAGGAGGAGGACGACATCTATGGAGATGATGAGTATTACTACGACGGTGGAGACCTCAACGACGAGGAGGAATATTACGAAAGTGATCTCAAATGTGATGACAAAATCGAAGCCAAATGA
- the LOC121784479 gene encoding VQ motif-containing protein 22-like: protein MSYPHDWMQLNFTNENQTNTPPITAAASNNTPAADEGRGARPIRRRSRASRRTPTTLLNTDTTNFRAMVQQFTGIPAATSTAAPPGHLVNAAGMFDFTQRSNLYQGRGAQSHVQYPIHMQQRHVLTVADVHGRGGGGGGGAPPESSSPNESRDYESYML from the coding sequence ATGTCATATCCTCACGATTGGATGCAACTCAATTTCACCAATgaaaatcaaacaaacaccCCTCCAATTACCGCCGCCGCAAGTAACAACACTCCGGCCGCCGACGAAGGCCGCGGAGCGAGGCCAATCCGGCGGCGTTCGAGGGCCTCGCGGCGAACTCCCACCACCCTGCTCAACACCGACACCACCAACTTCCGCGCCATGGTGCAGCAATTCACCGGCATCCCCGCCGCCACGTCCACCGCCGCGCCGCCCGGCCACCTCGTCAACGCCGCCGGGATGTTCGATTTCACGCAGCGGTCCAATTTGTATCAAGGGAGAGGAGCTCAATCTCATGTCCAATATCCGATCCATATGCAGCAGCGCCATGTGCTCACGGTAGCCGACGTGCATGGGCgcggcggaggcggtggcggtggcgctCCGCCGGAGTCTTCTTCGCCAAATGAAAGTCGTGATTATGAGAGCTACATGCTTTGA